TGAAATGGCTGGGACACCCCTTTTTTGGAGTTGGATGGACGTTTGTGCTTGGTGAGGACGCTCCGCGATGCGAGGAAGAATACCTCTAGCTCTTCTAGTCCACGTTCTTTTTTCTTTTCTTGCGCTTAACTTTCTGCGTATCCGCGGCCTTATCAGTGCCTGGCGTCACGGAAGGCCCAATGAACACGCCGCCTTTCTTCTTCTTGCGGCGGCTCTTGCCCTCGGGCGCTGCGCCGCGCCCGTCAGGCCCCAGGTCCTCGCGGCTGCGGAACCGTGTGCCCGCGTCTACGCCGCGCAGCTCACCGCCCGCCTGCTCAGACCCGCCACCGCTCGGCGCGCCGTAGCCGCCCTTGCCCGAGCCAAAGCTGAATGCGATGCCGCGGCCCCCGGCACCGCCACCACCCTCCGCGCCGCGGCCTCTGCCGCCCTCGCGCGGAGCGCCAGACCCGCCGGCTTCGCCCCGGCGGTCCGCCTTCGCGCCGCCCGCTGCGCCTGCGGCGGCGGCCAGACCGCGCCGCGCTGCCGCTTCCGGCCCACGGCCGCGCTTGCGGCCGCTGCCTGCTGCGCCGGCGGTGTCCCACGCCGCCGCTCCGTCTGCGCGCGGCCCGTTTCCGGCGCCTGCAGGAGCGGCGCCAAGGCTTCCGCCCCCGCCTGCTGCGGCAGGGGCACCGTTCTTCCCGGCCGCGCCGAAGCTACCGCCCGAACCCGCGCCGCCCTTCTTCTTACCGGCACCGTTCTTGCCTCCGGCGGCCACACTGCCGGGCTTGCCTTTACCGCCACGGCCTTTGCCGCCTCCGGCCTTACCGGCGAACGGCTTGCTGAAGCCTCCGGCGCCCGGACGGCCGCCCTTGCCCCCACGGCCACCGTAGCTCCGGTGATCTCCTGCCGCACGCGGCTTCATATCGACCAGCTCGAAGTCAATGGTGTGGTCATCCATGTTGACCTTAGCGACACGGATCTTCACTTCATCGCCGATGCGGAACACCTTGGAGGTACGTTCGCCGATCAGCGCCATATGAGCTTCATCGAAGTGGTAGTAATCATCCGTAAGCGCACTGAGGCGAATGAGACCTTCGACCGTATTGTCGAGCTCAATGAACATTCCGAAGCTGGTCATGCTGCTGATCATGGCTTCGAATTCCTCGCCAACCTTGTCCTGCATGAACTCCGCTTTCTTCAGCTGCTCGGTATCGCGCTCGGCTTCCACAGCCACACGCTCGCGCTCCGAAGACTGCTGCGCAATATCCGGCATCCGGGAGGCCAGGTATTCGTGACGCTTCTCGCTTAGCGCTCCGCCATTCTCAAGAACCTCACGCATAACGCGGTGAATTACCAGATCGGGATAACGGCGGATCGGTGAGGTGAAGTGGGAATAGAACTCCGCTGCCAGCCCGAAGTGCCCGGTGCTCTCGGCATCGTACTTCGCCTGCTTCATGGAGCGCAGCATCATCGTGCTGATAACCGTCTGCTCCTTCGTTCCCTGAATCTGCTCCAGCAGATCCTGGAGCGCACGCGGGTGAACCGAATTCCCCCGGCCCTTCACGTGGTAACCGAAGTTAGCCGCAAAAGCCATAAAGTTCTGCAGCTTCTCCGGGTCCGGGTCCTCATGAATCCGGTACAGGAACGGAACCTTCAGCCAGTGGAAATGTTCGGCCACCGTCTCATTAGCGACCAGCATGAACTCTTCAATAATCTGCTCCGCCACAGAACGCTCACGTTTTACAATATCAATAGCCTTACCGGCCTCATCTACAATAATCTTGCTCTCTTCAAAATCGAAATCCACCGCCCCGCGCCGCATCCGGGCAGCGCGCAGCTTCATCGCCAGCTCCTTCATCAGCCGGAAATCCCCGATCAGCGGAGCATAACGCTCCAGCAGCTCAGGATCTTCATCCTCGACAATCTTCCGTACGTCAGAGTAAGTCATTCTCTCCTTCGTGCGGATGACACTGGTGAAGACGTCGTGCTTCACGACCTTCATCTGCTCATCGAATTCCATTTCACAGGACATCGTCAGACGGTCAACCTGCGGATTCAAGCTGCAGATACCGTTCGACAACCGGTGCGGAAGCATCGGAATGACACGGTCCACCAGGTACACACTGCACCCGCGGTCATAGGCTTCCTTGTCCAGCTCAGAGCCTTCACGCACATAATAGCCTACGTCAGCAATATGAACGCCCAGCTTATAATGACCATTCTCCAGACGCTGTACGTTGACCGCATCATCCAGATCCTTGGCATCAGCGCCGTCAATCGTTACGATATTGAGCCCGCGCAGATCACGCCGCCCCTGCTCGATAATCTCTTCATCTGTGATCGAATCCGGCGCCTGCTCCGCTTCCGTCATTACCTCAGCCGGAAAAGCCTCCGGAAGCTGATGCTTACGGATGACCGACAGAATATCCACGCCCGGATCATCCTTATGGCCAAGGATCTCAATGATCTCACCCTCAGCCGCAGCACGGCCCTCCGGATAGTTCACGATGCGGACAACCACCTTTTCCCCGTCAACCGCACCCTTGAAAGACTCCCTGGGGATGAAAATATCCCGGTTAATCCGCTTATCGTCAGGCAGCACGAAGCCATACGTCTCCAGGCTCTGGAAGACACCTACCGTCTGCGACACGCCTCTGATCAGAATCCGTTCCACTTCGCCTTCCATACGCCCGCCGGACGGGCTCTTCGAGGTAATACGGATCAAGACGGTATCGCCGTTCATTGCACCCTTCAGATCGTTCGCGTGGATATACACATCCGGGTGCTCCCGGTTATCGGGAATCAGAAAAGCAAAGCCCTTCGCATGAACCTGCAGCCGTCCGCGCAGCAAATCCATCCGCTCAGGCACACCATAGCGGCTGCCCCGGGTCAGTATGATCCGTCCGTCCTTTTCCAGTTCAATCAACAGAGCCTCAAAGGCTTTGAAATCGGCACTATCCTCCACGGCGAAATGGCTCACCAGTTCTTCATAAGTTAGTGGTTTATAAGCGGTCTCCCGCATGAAATCAAGTAAGATTTCCTGTGTTATCATGTTCGTCACCTCAGCCTCCTGCTGCATTCCTATGCATTGGCATACTGTATGCCTTGTCCTACTGCACAGTAATCATTTCAAGTAAAATTTACCTTTATATACTTCATACCCTAGTATACACGAAATCAATCCCGGGCATCCCTGTTATGATGTTCACAATATTAAATCTGCATACAAAAAAGCCCCCGTCTATTCCATTCAGAACAGAGCGAAGGCTTACTGTTAACCAACTAGTCAATAACAATGGCTACAACAATTGACATGATGAAAAATCCAGCCGCCAGACCAACTGTTACACGCTGCAGCACAAGCTCCATACCGCGTGCCTTTGTTTTACCGAAGAGATGCTCAGCACCGCCGGAGATGGCACCGGAAAGACCTGCACTTTTCCCTTTTTGCAGAAGAACGACCGCAATCAGACCTACGGCAAAAATCAGAAGCACCACTTTCAAAAAGATATCCATTCACTTCCACCTCCTACGTCCAAGCATCACTATCTATGCTAAATTAGAATTTCCGTTTCATAAACAGCATTTTTATTTTATCATAGCCCCGGAATGAATACAACCTTCCAGACTGCATTCCCGCCTATCTCTCTATGAAAATCTTACCTTTCCCTCTATACCGAGCAGGCTGCAGCAAAAAACCTGCCGGAAACCGGCAGGCTCATTGTACCTATAGATTCAAAAGAAATTATCTTTTGAGGTTGTAGAAGGATTTCAGACCATTGTATTGAGCCAATTCGCCCAGCTCGTCTTCGATGCGAAGCAGTTGGTTGTATTTAGCCACACGGTCAGTACGGGAAGGAGCACCAGTCTTGATCTGACCAGCGTTGGTTGCTACAGCGATGTCAGCGATAGTGCTGTCTTCGGACTCACCGGAACGGTGGGAGATTACAGCTGTGTAGCCGGCACGTTTCGCCATTTCAATCGCATCGAAGGTTTCAGTCAGTGTACCAATCTGGTTAACCTTAACCAGGATGGAGTTACCGATGCCTTTTTCGATACCTGTTGCCAGACGCTCAGTGTTTGTAACGAACAGGTCATCACCCACCAATTGGACTTTGTCGCCCAATTTTTCAGTCAGCAATTTCCAGCCATCCCAGTCATCTTCAGACATACCGTCTTCGATCGTGATGATTGGGTACTTCTCAACCCATGAAGCCAGCAGGTCAACATACTCAGCGGAAGTGTAAGATTTACCTTCGCCTGCAAGTGTGTATTTACCATCTTTGTAGAACTCAGTGGAAGCAACGTCCATACCAAGGAATACGTCAACGCCTGGTTTGTAGCCGGCTTTTTCGATCGCTTCGATGATTGTAGTGATCGCTTCTTCATTGGAGCCTAGGTTCGGTGCGAAGCCGCCTTCGTCGCCAACAGCTGTGTTCAGGCCTTTGGATTGCAGTACGGATTTCAGGTTGTGGAAGATTTCTGCACCAGTACGCAGTGCTTCCTTGAAGCTTGGAGCGCCTACTGGAAGAACCATGAACTCTTGAACGTCGATGTTGTTATCGGCATGCTCACCACCGTTGATGATGTTCATCATCGGTACTGGAAGAGTCTTGGAGTTGAATCCGCCCAGGTATACATACAAAGGAATGTCCAGAGCAGTTGCAGCAGCGCGTGCTACAGCCATGGATACTGCCAGGATAGCGTTAGCGCCCAGCTTGCCTTTGTTGTGAGTTCCGTCCAAAGTGATCATCAGCTTGTCAATGCCCACTTGGTCAAGAGCGTCCATACCGATTACTTCCGGAGCGATAATTTCGTTTACGTTCTCAACAGCTTTCAGAACGCCTTTACCCATGTAACGGGATTTGTCGCCGTCACGAAGCTCTACAGCTTCATGAGCGCCAGTGGAAGCGCCGGAAGGAACGATAGCGCGGCCTTTTGCGCCGGACTCCAGATATACGTCAACCTCTACAGTAGGGTTACCACGGGAGTCAAGGACTTCGCGTGCATACACATCAGAAATAATAGTCATGTAAGTTAATCTCCTTTTATACAATGGTTTTGGGTTTACACAAACAGATGTCTTGCTTATTTGCGGCTGGCAATCATGGATTGTCCGGTCATTTCCGCAGGCTGCGGAAGTCCCATCAGATCCAGGATCGTCGGTGCCACATCTGCGAGAATACCAGCTTCACGCAGTACTACATCTTCAGTGGTAACGATGAACGGAACCGGGTTAGTGGTATGGGCTGTGAACGGGCGTCCGTTCTCATCGAATACCATATCAGCATTTCCGTGGTCGGCAATGATAATAGCAACGCCGCCCTTGGCAACTACAGCATCCACAACCATACCTACGCATTCGTCCGTTACTTCAACCGCCTTGATTGTAGGCTCCAGCATGCCGGAGTGTCCTACCATATCAGGGTTGGCAAAGTTCAGGATAATGGCATCCTGTCTATCCGCTTCAATCTCCGCTACGCAGGCCGCCGCCACTTCGTAAGCGCTCATCTCAGGCTTCATATCATAGGTTGCCACTTTCGGCGAGTTAATCAGGATACGGGTCTCGCCCGGAAGCTCCTCATCGCGTCCGCCGCTGAAGAAGAAGGTCACATGCGGATACTTCTCCGTCTCCGCAATACGCAGCTGCTTCTTGTTCTGCTGAACCAGCACTTCACCGAGCGTGTTGTCGAGGTTCTTCGGGGAGTAAGCCACGAAGCCTTGAACCGTCTCACTGAAGGTAGTCAGGCATACGAAGTGCAGGCCTTGCGGGAACTTAGGTCCACGGTCAAAGCCGCGGAAATCCGAGTTCGTGAACACTTGCGACAGCTGAATCGCGCGGTCAGGACGGAAGTTAAGGAAAATGACGGAATCGCCGCTCTCCACTGTCGCTACCGGGTTGTTCTGGCTGTCCACAATTACACTTGGTTCCACGAATTCATCGAACACAGAATTCTGGTAGGATGCAGTGATGGCTTGAAGGGCATCGGTATATTTAGGGCCTTCGCCATATACCATTGCACGGTAAGCCTTCTCTACACGATCCCAACGTTTGTCACGGTCCATCGCGAAGTAACGTCCGGATACCGTAGCAATCGTTCCTACGCCAACCTCTTCAATCTTGGCGACCAGATCCTGAATGAACTTCTGTCCACTGTCGGGTGGTACGTCACGGCCATCCATGAAGGCATGAATATAAACTTCATGCAGATCTTCTTTTTTGGCCAAATCGAGCATGGCGAACAGGTGATTGATGTGGCTGTGTACGCCGCCATCGGATACCAGGGCATAGAGGTGAAGCTTTTTGCCATTTGATTTGGCGCTTCTTACGGCAGCCACCAGCGTTTCGTTCTCAAAGAATTCACCGTCGCGGATCGACTTATCGATACGGGTGAGGTCCTGGTATACAATACGGCCGGCACCGATGTTAAGGTGACCTACTTCAGAGTTACCCATTTGGCCTTCCGGCAGACCTACAGCTTCGCCGCAAGCGGTAAGCGTGGTATTCGGATATTGCTTCAGGTAACGGTCGTAGTTCGGCTTGTTGGCTTGGGCAACCGCATTGCCTTCATCCGTGTTCCGCAGTCCGAAGCCGTCCATGATAATCAGTGCTACAGGTCTTGGAGCTGACATTCTTACTTCGCCCCCTCAACGAGTGAAACGAAGGAAGCAGGCTGCAGGCTGGCACCGCCGACTAGAGCGCCGTCGATGTCGCTTTGACTCATGTACTCCGTTACATTCTCAGGCTTCACGCTGCCGCCGTATTGGATACGTACCGCTTCAGCTGTTGCTTCATCGTACAGGCCTTTAACAAGGGTACGGATATAAGCAATAACTTCGTTGGCATCCTGGGAAGTGGAGGATTTACCTGTGCCGATCGCCCAAATTGGCTCGTAAGCGATAACTACGCTTGCTGCCTGCTCTGCGCTAAGACCGGCAAATGCAGCTTCAGTCTGAACCTTACATACGTCCTTAGTCTGGTCAGCTTCACGCTCTTCAAGCTTTTCGCCTACGCAGACAATTGGAGTAATGCCGTGACGGAATGCCGCATGCATTTTTTTGTTGACGATTTCGTCCGTCTCACCGAAATAAGCACGGCGTTCGGAGTGACCGATAATAACATACTCTACACCAAGATCCTTCAGCATTACGCCGCTGATCTCACCTGTATAAGCGCCGTTATCTTCGAAGTGCAGGTTCTGTGCACCAATCTTGATGGTGGTGCCTTGTACTGCTGCAACCAGTGCAGGCAGGTTAGTGAATGGCGCGCAGATAACAGTCTCTACGCCTGCTACTTCCGCCTGGCCTTTGATTTCAGCGATGAAGCCTTCGGCTTCCGGAACGGTTTTGAACATTTTCCAGTTGCCTGCAATAATAGGTGTTCTACTCATAGTGATGTATTGCCTCCCTCTTCGGTATTACTTGTCGTTCAGTGCCTCTACACCTGGAAGAGCCTTGCCTTCCATGAACTCGAGCGATGCGCCGCCGCCAGTGGAGATGTGATCCATCTGGTCTGCGAGGTGGAATTTCTCAGCAGCTGCAGCGGAATCGCCGCCGCCAATAACAGTGTAGCCTTCGGTAGTAGCGCAAGCCTGAGCTACAGCCTTTGTACCTTCAGCGAAGATGTCAATTTCAAATACACCCATCGGTCCATTCCATACAACCAGCTTGGAGTTTTTGATAATATCGGCATAGATTTCACGAGTCTTAGGACCGATGTCCAGACCTTCCCAGTCAGCAGGAATCTCGGTTGCATCTACAATCTTGGTGTTGGCATCTGCACCGAACTTGTCAGCGACTACAACGTCAACAGGAAGCACGAAGTTCTTGCCCAGCTTCTTGGCCTTCTCGATGAATCCAAGCGCTGCATCAATCTTGTCGTTGTCTACCAGGGATTTACCGATTTCGAAGCCTTGAGCCTTGGTGAACGTGTAAGAGAGGCCGCCGCCAATCAGTACATTGTCAGCCAGATTCAGCAGGTTATCGATAACGTCAATCTTGTCTTTAACCTTGGAGCCGCCGATGATGGCCGTGAAAGGACGTTCCGGGTTAGAAAGTGCCTTACCGAGAACGGACAATTCTTTCTCCATTAGCAGACCGGATACTGCAGGCAGGAAGTGAGCGATTCCTTCTGTCGAAGCATGGGCACGGTGAGCTGCGCCAAATGCGTCATTGACGAACAGGTCAGCCAGTTCAGCGAACTGCTTAGCCAGTTCAGGATCATTCTTCTCTTCGCCTTTGTAGAAACGGACATTCTCAAGCACAAGCACATCGCCATCGTTCAGTTCAGCGATTTTCGCTTTTACCGCTTCGCCAATGGCCTCATCCGCCTTGGCTACCGGTTTGCCGAGCAATTCAGACAAACGGACTGCAGCGGAAGTCAACCGCATGGAATCAACGAATTCACCTTTAGGACGGCCCATATGGCTGGCCAGAATGACCTTTGCACCGTTCTCAATCAGGTATTTAATTGTTGGAAGGGTTTCGCGGATACGGGTATCATCAGTGATCTTGCCGTCTTCCACTGGCACATTGAAATCCACGCGCACAAATACGCGTTTGCCTTTTACTTCTACATCACGGACACTTTTTTTGTTCATGATTAACATTTCCTCCACACCCAAAATTGGTTCCTTCACGAAGCCATTTTCAAACGAATCCATTTCAGTTCATTTAGAAAGAGCGGAAACAGACTTTCCTTGTTTCCGCTCTATTGTAGTGCTTATATGAAAACTGTCTTATTTTGCAAGCTTAGCGAATTTCTCCAAAGTACGAACCAGCTGTGCAGTGTAGGACATTTCATTGTCGTACCAAGCAACAGTTTTAACCAGCTGTTTGTCGCCAACAGTCAGTACTTTAGTCTGAGTTGCAT
The window above is part of the Paenibacillus sp. FSL H8-0048 genome. Proteins encoded here:
- the rnr gene encoding ribonuclease R translates to MITQEILLDFMRETAYKPLTYEELVSHFAVEDSADFKAFEALLIELEKDGRIILTRGSRYGVPERMDLLRGRLQVHAKGFAFLIPDNREHPDVYIHANDLKGAMNGDTVLIRITSKSPSGGRMEGEVERILIRGVSQTVGVFQSLETYGFVLPDDKRINRDIFIPRESFKGAVDGEKVVVRIVNYPEGRAAAEGEIIEILGHKDDPGVDILSVIRKHQLPEAFPAEVMTEAEQAPDSITDEEIIEQGRRDLRGLNIVTIDGADAKDLDDAVNVQRLENGHYKLGVHIADVGYYVREGSELDKEAYDRGCSVYLVDRVIPMLPHRLSNGICSLNPQVDRLTMSCEMEFDEQMKVVKHDVFTSVIRTKERMTYSDVRKIVEDEDPELLERYAPLIGDFRLMKELAMKLRAARMRRGAVDFDFEESKIIVDEAGKAIDIVKRERSVAEQIIEEFMLVANETVAEHFHWLKVPFLYRIHEDPDPEKLQNFMAFAANFGYHVKGRGNSVHPRALQDLLEQIQGTKEQTVISTMMLRSMKQAKYDAESTGHFGLAAEFYSHFTSPIRRYPDLVIHRVMREVLENGGALSEKRHEYLASRMPDIAQQSSERERVAVEAERDTEQLKKAEFMQDKVGEEFEAMISSMTSFGMFIELDNTVEGLIRLSALTDDYYHFDEAHMALIGERTSKVFRIGDEVKIRVAKVNMDDHTIDFELVDMKPRAAGDHRSYGGRGGKGGRPGAGGFSKPFAGKAGGGKGRGGKGKPGSVAAGGKNGAGKKKGGAGSGGSFGAAGKNGAPAAAGGGGSLGAAPAGAGNGPRADGAAAWDTAGAAGSGRKRGRGPEAAARRGLAAAAGAAGGAKADRRGEAGGSGAPREGGRGRGAEGGGGAGGRGIAFSFGSGKGGYGAPSGGGSEQAGGELRGVDAGTRFRSREDLGPDGRGAAPEGKSRRKKKKGGVFIGPSVTPGTDKAADTQKVKRKKRKKNVD
- the secG gene encoding preprotein translocase subunit SecG; the encoded protein is MDIFLKVVLLIFAVGLIAVVLLQKGKSAGLSGAISGGAEHLFGKTKARGMELVLQRVTVGLAAGFFIMSIVVAIVID
- the eno gene encoding phosphopyruvate hydratase yields the protein MTIISDVYAREVLDSRGNPTVEVDVYLESGAKGRAIVPSGASTGAHEAVELRDGDKSRYMGKGVLKAVENVNEIIAPEVIGMDALDQVGIDKLMITLDGTHNKGKLGANAILAVSMAVARAAATALDIPLYVYLGGFNSKTLPVPMMNIINGGEHADNNIDVQEFMVLPVGAPSFKEALRTGAEIFHNLKSVLQSKGLNTAVGDEGGFAPNLGSNEEAITTIIEAIEKAGYKPGVDVFLGMDVASTEFYKDGKYTLAGEGKSYTSAEYVDLLASWVEKYPIITIEDGMSEDDWDGWKLLTEKLGDKVQLVGDDLFVTNTERLATGIEKGIGNSILVKVNQIGTLTETFDAIEMAKRAGYTAVISHRSGESEDSTIADIAVATNAGQIKTGAPSRTDRVAKYNQLLRIEDELGELAQYNGLKSFYNLKR
- the gpmI gene encoding 2,3-bisphosphoglycerate-independent phosphoglycerate mutase, with translation MSAPRPVALIIMDGFGLRNTDEGNAVAQANKPNYDRYLKQYPNTTLTACGEAVGLPEGQMGNSEVGHLNIGAGRIVYQDLTRIDKSIRDGEFFENETLVAAVRSAKSNGKKLHLYALVSDGGVHSHINHLFAMLDLAKKEDLHEVYIHAFMDGRDVPPDSGQKFIQDLVAKIEEVGVGTIATVSGRYFAMDRDKRWDRVEKAYRAMVYGEGPKYTDALQAITASYQNSVFDEFVEPSVIVDSQNNPVATVESGDSVIFLNFRPDRAIQLSQVFTNSDFRGFDRGPKFPQGLHFVCLTTFSETVQGFVAYSPKNLDNTLGEVLVQQNKKQLRIAETEKYPHVTFFFSGGRDEELPGETRILINSPKVATYDMKPEMSAYEVAAACVAEIEADRQDAIILNFANPDMVGHSGMLEPTIKAVEVTDECVGMVVDAVVAKGGVAIIIADHGNADMVFDENGRPFTAHTTNPVPFIVTTEDVVLREAGILADVAPTILDLMGLPQPAEMTGQSMIASRK
- the tpiA gene encoding triose-phosphate isomerase — protein: MSRTPIIAGNWKMFKTVPEAEGFIAEIKGQAEVAGVETVICAPFTNLPALVAAVQGTTIKIGAQNLHFEDNGAYTGEISGVMLKDLGVEYVIIGHSERRAYFGETDEIVNKKMHAAFRHGITPIVCVGEKLEEREADQTKDVCKVQTEAAFAGLSAEQAASVVIAYEPIWAIGTGKSSTSQDANEVIAYIRTLVKGLYDEATAEAVRIQYGGSVKPENVTEYMSQSDIDGALVGGASLQPASFVSLVEGAK
- a CDS encoding phosphoglycerate kinase, producing MNKKSVRDVEVKGKRVFVRVDFNVPVEDGKITDDTRIRETLPTIKYLIENGAKVILASHMGRPKGEFVDSMRLTSAAVRLSELLGKPVAKADEAIGEAVKAKIAELNDGDVLVLENVRFYKGEEKNDPELAKQFAELADLFVNDAFGAAHRAHASTEGIAHFLPAVSGLLMEKELSVLGKALSNPERPFTAIIGGSKVKDKIDVIDNLLNLADNVLIGGGLSYTFTKAQGFEIGKSLVDNDKIDAALGFIEKAKKLGKNFVLPVDVVVADKFGADANTKIVDATEIPADWEGLDIGPKTREIYADIIKNSKLVVWNGPMGVFEIDIFAEGTKAVAQACATTEGYTVIGGGDSAAAAEKFHLADQMDHISTGGGASLEFMEGKALPGVEALNDK